A window from Chlamydia gallinacea 08-1274/3 encodes these proteins:
- a CDS encoding cation-translocating P-type ATPase, which yields MFVKLFSTPFSPEILNNFFESGMSEETSPMLSPKNRSLSRNLSLKSAFLSLGTYLFALTTYWFHAENVSHLFIILTFFLAGTPALIKSLDDISKKIVNIDILMTSAAFGSIFIGGALEGALLLVLFAISESLGQMVSGKAKSTLVSLKHLAPKIAWVVLEGGNLKKISVNQVQVGDIIRIKSGEVVPLDGQIIHGSSSINLMHLTGEKTPKSCQQGSFVPAGAHNLEGSFDLRVLKTGADSTIAHIINLVIQAQKSKPRLQQRLDKYSSKYAITIFAISTAIAILLPLFTSIPFLGPHSALYRALAFLIAASPCALIIAIPIAYLSAINACAKHGVLLKGGVILDRLASCNSIVMDKTGTLTTGELTCIRCDIFGPDNPDFLPSILALEQSSTHPIAEAIVTYLTNNHIVPRTADQYHTIPGQGVEGIFQGVKAFVGRVTSALHNIPSNYIQEIEHHVALAKQRGEICSLAYLSSHCALFYFKDTPRPNAKKIVQELKKEGYSVSMLTGDHYVSAQNTAKLLEISEVFSDLSPADKLHKIQELAKQRQILMVGDGINDAPALAQATVGVAMGEAGSATAIEAADIVLLHDNISSLPWIIRKAKQTRKIVTQNLGLALFIILCVSWPASLGIIPLWLAVILHEGSTIIVGLNALRLLK from the coding sequence GTGTTTGTTAAACTCTTTTCCACTCCATTTTCTCCTGAAATTTTAAACAATTTTTTTGAATCAGGAATGTCTGAAGAAACTAGTCCTATGCTATCCCCAAAAAATCGTTCGCTCAGTCGAAATTTATCATTAAAATCTGCTTTCCTTTCTTTAGGCACATACCTTTTTGCTTTAACTACCTATTGGTTTCATGCGGAAAATGTATCTCATTTATTTATTATCCTGACTTTCTTCCTCGCAGGGACTCCAGCTCTAATTAAGTCCTTGGATGACATTTCTAAAAAAATTGTCAATATTGATATTTTGATGACATCCGCAGCCTTTGGTTCCATTTTTATTGGTGGTGCTTTAGAAGGAGCTTTACTCCTTGTCTTGTTTGCAATATCCGAATCTTTAGGGCAAATGGTATCGGGCAAAGCTAAAAGTACTTTAGTTTCGTTAAAGCACTTAGCTCCTAAAATTGCCTGGGTTGTCCTTGAGGGAGGCAATCTGAAAAAAATATCTGTGAATCAAGTTCAGGTGGGAGATATTATTCGCATTAAAAGTGGCGAGGTAGTGCCTTTAGATGGACAAATTATTCACGGATCTTCATCAATTAACCTCATGCACCTCACCGGAGAAAAAACACCGAAATCCTGTCAGCAGGGGTCATTCGTTCCTGCAGGAGCACATAACCTTGAGGGGAGCTTCGATCTTCGTGTATTAAAAACAGGAGCAGATTCTACAATTGCTCATATCATCAATCTTGTCATTCAAGCACAAAAATCTAAACCACGCCTACAACAACGCTTGGATAAATATTCTTCAAAATATGCTATTACAATTTTTGCTATTTCTACCGCTATCGCTATTTTACTCCCCTTATTTACTTCTATTCCCTTTTTAGGTCCTCACAGCGCTTTATATCGTGCTTTAGCATTTTTAATTGCTGCCTCGCCTTGCGCATTAATTATCGCTATTCCCATTGCTTATTTAAGTGCGATCAATGCCTGTGCAAAACATGGAGTCCTTTTAAAAGGAGGGGTTATTTTAGATCGCTTAGCCTCATGTAATTCTATTGTTATGGATAAAACAGGGACATTAACTACAGGAGAGCTTACTTGCATCAGATGCGACATCTTTGGGCCAGATAATCCGGATTTCTTACCTTCGATATTAGCCCTAGAGCAATCCTCGACCCACCCAATTGCGGAAGCCATTGTTACCTACTTAACAAATAACCATATTGTTCCTAGAACTGCGGACCAATACCATACAATTCCAGGACAAGGTGTAGAGGGAATTTTTCAAGGAGTAAAAGCTTTTGTAGGTCGAGTTACCTCCGCATTACACAATATCCCCTCGAACTATATTCAAGAAATTGAACACCATGTTGCTCTAGCAAAACAAAGAGGAGAAATTTGTTCTCTTGCTTACCTAAGTTCGCACTGTGCTCTTTTTTATTTCAAAGATACACCTCGTCCCAATGCAAAAAAGATTGTGCAGGAATTAAAAAAAGAAGGCTATAGCGTTAGCATGCTCACAGGAGATCACTACGTCAGTGCACAAAACACAGCAAAACTCTTAGAGATTTCTGAAGTATTTTCTGACTTATCTCCTGCTGATAAATTACATAAAATACAAGAACTTGCAAAACAACGGCAGATTCTTATGGTGGGCGACGGAATTAACGATGCCCCAGCTTTAGCGCAAGCTACAGTAGGGGTTGCCATGGGAGAAGCAGGGAGCGCTACTGCTATAGAAGCTGCCGATATCGTGCTTCTTCACGACAATATTTCTTCCCTCCCGTGGATAATTCGAAAAGCAAAACAAACTCGTAAAATTGTCACCCAAAATTTAGGACTAGCTCTTTTTATTATTCTCTGTGTCTCTTGGCCAGCATCATTGGGAATCATTCCCTTATGGCTAGCCGTGATTCTTCACGAGGGCAGTACAATTATCGTAGGGCTTAATGCCTTACGCTTGCTAAAATAA
- a CDS encoding biotin--[acetyl-CoA-carboxylase] ligase: protein MKIVHYEIAETPSTNETAKQLMHLWNPYVLTIVSTQNQTEGKGKFNRSWISSSKDITLSLCFFITEFNLDISRLFRLGTDIVLQLLHDLEILHATIKWPNDILVNGKKLCGVLSETLPSQGYLGVVLGIGINGNSLPEDLISIQQPATSLAILLQHSIDLKQVKDTLAYHAQTIISSAFPHTLAREAYSG, encoded by the coding sequence ATGAAAATTGTGCATTACGAAATAGCGGAAACCCCATCAACAAATGAAACAGCTAAACAGTTAATGCATCTTTGGAATCCCTATGTTCTTACTATTGTCTCTACACAAAATCAAACAGAAGGCAAAGGAAAATTTAATCGCTCTTGGATATCTTCCAGTAAGGATATTACTCTATCATTATGCTTTTTCATCACAGAATTCAATCTCGATATTAGCCGGTTATTTCGTTTAGGGACTGACATTGTTTTACAACTTCTGCACGATCTAGAGATTCTCCATGCTACAATAAAATGGCCAAACGATATTTTAGTAAACGGGAAAAAACTCTGTGGAGTTCTTAGTGAAACCCTTCCTTCCCAGGGCTATCTAGGAGTTGTTTTAGGAATAGGAATCAATGGAAATAGCCTGCCTGAGGATCTTATAAGTATTCAACAACCAGCAACTTCCTTAGCTATACTTCTTCAACACAGCATTGATTTAAAACAAGTCAAAGATACTTTAGCCTACCACGCTCAAACAATCATTTCTTCAGCATTCCCTCACACATTAGCGAGAGAAGCATACAGCGGGTAA
- a CDS encoding 2,3-bisphosphoglycerate-dependent phosphoglycerate mutase, with the protein MTFLILLRHGKSVWNEKNLFTGWVDIPLSQQGIDEAQQAGHIIRDFPIDCIFTSSLVRSLMTALLAMTHHNSKKIPYIIHDDPQHQLMSKIYSNEESNMIPLYRSSALNERMYGELQGKNKEETAKQFGEEQVRLWRRSYKVAPPQGESLYNTGERTIPYFQKNIVPLLKNGKHVFVSAHGNSLRSLIMDIEKLSEEEVLSLEIPTGKPLIYSWTNHTFERYPGLSG; encoded by the coding sequence ATGACATTTCTTATTCTATTAAGACACGGAAAGTCCGTTTGGAACGAAAAAAATCTTTTTACAGGATGGGTTGATATCCCCCTCAGCCAACAAGGTATAGATGAAGCCCAGCAAGCAGGACATATCATTAGGGATTTTCCCATCGACTGTATCTTTACTTCTTCTCTCGTAAGAAGTCTTATGACTGCGTTACTTGCTATGACCCATCATAATTCTAAAAAAATTCCTTACATTATCCACGACGACCCACAGCATCAACTCATGAGCAAGATCTACAGCAATGAAGAAAGCAACATGATCCCCCTATACCGTTCTAGCGCATTAAACGAAAGAATGTACGGAGAGCTTCAAGGAAAAAATAAAGAGGAAACTGCAAAACAATTTGGAGAAGAGCAAGTACGGCTATGGAGACGAAGTTACAAAGTAGCGCCCCCTCAAGGGGAGAGCCTCTATAATACAGGGGAGAGAACCATTCCTTATTTTCAAAAAAATATTGTCCCTCTACTAAAAAATGGAAAGCATGTGTTTGTTTCTGCCCACGGGAATTCCTTGCGCTCCCTGATTATGGATATAGAAAAATTAAGTGAGGAAGAGGTACTCTCTTTAGAAATTCCTACAGGTAAACCGTTAATATATTCATGGACAAACCACACCTTCGAACGCTATCCCGGACTATCTGGTTAA
- a CDS encoding FliH/SctL family protein has product MSSSSGSLANTENTSQKSPWEDDFPEGEVVDYNTPEELVSLIQIFRKLSLHMLAEIEKIPQQLKIELIELAILTCEKFLYRKLDNSEELALLISSALQHHITLKSLSPIKIFLHPEDYKKLTDWLTKQEIPLIKQAEFLPDISCKKSGYKMETPSGILRQEIGEELEHLLSVLTA; this is encoded by the coding sequence CTGTCCTCCTCCTCTGGTTCCCTAGCTAATACTGAAAATACATCGCAAAAAAGTCCTTGGGAAGATGACTTTCCTGAAGGAGAGGTTGTAGATTATAATACTCCTGAAGAATTAGTATCCTTAATACAAATCTTCCGAAAATTGTCTCTACATATGCTTGCAGAAATAGAGAAAATTCCCCAACAACTTAAAATAGAACTCATTGAACTCGCTATTCTTACCTGTGAAAAATTCCTTTATAGAAAATTAGATAATAGCGAAGAACTCGCTTTACTGATTTCTTCGGCACTGCAACACCACATAACACTAAAGTCGCTATCTCCCATCAAGATCTTCCTCCATCCTGAGGACTATAAAAAACTCACAGACTGGTTAACCAAACAAGAAATCCCTCTCATTAAACAGGCAGAATTTCTCCCCGATATTTCCTGTAAAAAATCAGGATATAAAATGGAAACCCCTTCAGGAATCCTCAGACAAGAAATTGGAGAAGAATTAGAGCATTTGCTTTCTGTTTTAACAGCATGA
- a CDS encoding secretory of YscJ/FliF family protein yields the protein MFFQFLKRKCVSLGISPVSFIAILAILSCAFFLNKTSSSPIPSSNLPSEKKSPRWFQFSQIGNIKFLESLAKKEQIEKDLTTFQSIAHATVALSLSSEEESLHPTQISVILTPHKKELLSPSLLSSITDYLLSSVPNLKKENITLSDTLGNTYSPGEVTPSSLLLTTCEGYLGKILPKEHFALTYVQTPSLPTIQLTINEKYLEKLSKEARENLLIHTQETIGKICGDSCSTTIERFPFSSNLITKTSPLHKIFIGSAILFASLGIIALASFYLAFYAYEKIPPESKIKQGINITKLIEVLQKESPEKIGLILSYLDSKKANALLNRLPEDIKNQVMKFKY from the coding sequence GTGTTTTTTCAATTCTTAAAAAGAAAATGTGTGTCTCTAGGAATTTCTCCTGTAAGCTTTATAGCGATCCTGGCTATTTTAAGTTGCGCGTTCTTTTTAAATAAAACTTCCTCATCTCCTATACCATCGTCTAATTTACCATCTGAAAAAAAATCTCCCCGATGGTTTCAATTTAGCCAAATAGGTAATATCAAATTCCTTGAGTCCCTGGCTAAAAAAGAGCAAATAGAAAAGGATTTAACAACTTTTCAATCCATAGCACATGCTACAGTTGCTCTATCCTTATCTTCTGAAGAAGAATCCTTACATCCGACACAAATATCTGTGATCCTTACTCCCCATAAAAAAGAGCTTCTTTCTCCCTCACTCTTATCTTCTATCACAGACTATTTGTTAAGCAGTGTGCCCAATCTTAAGAAAGAAAATATCACCCTCTCTGATACCTTAGGCAACACCTATTCTCCTGGAGAAGTTACACCTTCCTCTTTATTACTTACTACATGTGAAGGTTATTTAGGAAAAATTCTTCCTAAAGAACATTTTGCTTTAACTTATGTGCAAACACCGTCTCTTCCTACCATACAACTAACAATTAATGAAAAGTATTTAGAAAAACTTTCTAAGGAAGCAAGAGAAAATCTACTCATTCACACTCAAGAAACTATAGGAAAAATCTGCGGAGATTCATGCTCAACAACTATTGAACGTTTTCCGTTTTCTTCTAATCTTATCACAAAGACATCCCCTTTACATAAAATCTTCATAGGCAGTGCTATTTTATTTGCCAGTTTAGGCATCATTGCTTTAGCAAGTTTTTATCTTGCTTTCTATGCTTATGAAAAGATTCCTCCGGAATCCAAAATAAAACAGGGAATAAATATTACAAAGCTGATAGAGGTATTACAAAAAGAATCTCCAGAAAAAATCGGGCTCATCTTGTCATATTTAGATTCTAAAAAAGCGAATGCACTTCTGAATAGACTGCCCGAAGATATTAAAAATCAAGTGATGAAGTTTAAATATTAA
- a CDS encoding aminotransferase class V-fold PLP-dependent enzyme codes for MDKPHLRTLSRTIWLNNQQAIPPSSAVREDFVLYSDPFSLTPSSALRLLNDTEEIARQLVGCSTSTHEFHFIPHFPHATAIIVAALLENRTYFHGKNHLLVASHEQQYIIDAICHRQSLGATYDWVTVNSSGRLSTNQLIDALTPQTLLFSLSAANGMTGLIEPIHELQPLCQDRGLVFHLDLCDILGRAPITPEMLKADILTFSSVALGGIGHLGGMFIKKSLSRFFHLWLPQKEPGQLCLASVAALKIACQERLDSFSSLMLASINLRKKLTQALEETSLDVQFLFPELENKLPNVLLATFPNIPAESLAFFLHQKGIYPGLGYERFPPLAQVLQNCGVSPFLCHEALHFSFTERTKDTQFSSLGEAIQEGSKHLQSALTSSI; via the coding sequence ATGGACAAACCACACCTTCGAACGCTATCCCGGACTATCTGGTTAAATAACCAACAAGCGATTCCTCCCTCATCCGCAGTGCGGGAGGATTTTGTATTGTACTCTGATCCTTTTTCTCTGACCCCATCATCTGCTTTACGACTCCTTAATGATACTGAGGAAATCGCGCGCCAACTTGTGGGGTGTTCTACATCCACTCATGAATTTCATTTTATTCCACACTTTCCCCACGCTACAGCTATTATCGTAGCCGCATTACTAGAAAATCGTACTTATTTCCATGGGAAAAACCATCTATTAGTTGCTTCTCATGAGCAACAATACATTATAGATGCCATTTGTCATCGGCAAAGCTTGGGAGCTACCTACGATTGGGTCACGGTAAACTCTTCAGGGCGACTTTCAACCAACCAACTCATTGATGCCTTGACACCTCAGACATTACTCTTTTCGCTATCTGCAGCCAATGGAATGACTGGGTTGATTGAACCTATCCATGAGCTGCAGCCTTTATGCCAAGATCGCGGTCTAGTGTTCCATCTCGATCTCTGCGATATCTTAGGACGTGCCCCAATAACTCCTGAAATGCTCAAGGCAGATATTCTAACTTTTTCTTCAGTTGCTTTAGGAGGAATTGGTCATCTCGGTGGAATGTTTATTAAGAAATCTCTAAGCCGATTTTTCCATCTATGGCTACCCCAAAAAGAGCCCGGACAACTATGTTTAGCTTCAGTAGCCGCACTAAAAATTGCATGTCAAGAAAGACTAGACTCCTTTTCTTCTTTAATGCTTGCATCAATAAATTTACGTAAAAAACTTACTCAAGCACTTGAAGAAACTTCTTTAGATGTCCAATTTCTATTCCCCGAGTTAGAAAATAAACTCCCCAATGTTTTGCTTGCTACTTTCCCTAATATTCCCGCAGAAAGCTTAGCATTTTTCCTTCACCAAAAAGGAATATATCCTGGGTTAGGCTACGAACGTTTTCCTCCATTAGCGCAAGTACTACAAAATTGTGGAGTTTCTCCTTTTCTCTGCCATGAAGCCTTACATTTTTCCTTCACAGAAAGAACCAAAGACACCCAGTTTTCCTCTCTAGGTGAAGCTATCCAAGAAGGGAGTAAGCATTTACAATCTGCTTTGACGAGTTCAATATGA
- a CDS encoding FtsW/RodA/SpoVE family cell cycle protein has product MRNIRYFSYVNLWVFFIIILLMAISVVVISSMDTSALFMAPSKGVFTQKSMMQIRHFALGWMVFTICMYLDYHKLRNWAWLLYSLMILSLVGLFFVPTVQNVHRWYKIPFIGLSVQPSEYAKLVVVIMLSYTLDVRKSVIASKITAVLACLVVGVPFFLIFKEPDLGTALVLCPIALAIFYLGNIHPLFVRICSIIMGLGILCSLLIFSGIVPHDKVKPYALKVIKEYQYERLSPSNHHQRASLISIGLGGVKGRGWKSGEFAGRGWLPYGYTDSVFSALGEEFGLVGLFFVLWLFYSLICFGCRTVAVAIDDFGRLLAAGITVYISMHVLINISMMCGLLPITGVPLVLVSYGGSSVISTMASLGILQSIYSRRFAKY; this is encoded by the coding sequence ATGAGAAATATTAGATATTTCAGCTATGTGAATTTGTGGGTGTTTTTTATCATTATTTTACTCATGGCTATTAGTGTAGTTGTTATTTCATCCATGGATACATCTGCATTGTTCATGGCACCTTCAAAAGGGGTATTTACTCAAAAAAGCATGATGCAAATACGTCATTTTGCTTTGGGGTGGATGGTCTTCACTATTTGCATGTACCTTGATTATCATAAGCTAAGAAACTGGGCTTGGCTACTTTACTCATTAATGATTTTAAGTCTTGTAGGGTTATTCTTTGTCCCTACTGTGCAAAATGTGCATCGTTGGTACAAGATCCCTTTTATTGGTTTGAGCGTACAGCCATCAGAATATGCTAAGCTAGTTGTTGTGATTATGTTGAGCTATACTTTAGATGTGCGTAAATCCGTGATTGCATCTAAAATAACAGCAGTTCTTGCTTGTCTTGTGGTAGGCGTTCCTTTTTTTTTGATTTTTAAAGAACCAGATTTAGGAACAGCTCTAGTTTTGTGCCCTATAGCCCTAGCTATTTTCTATTTAGGGAATATCCACCCTCTATTTGTGAGAATTTGTTCGATTATCATGGGTCTGGGTATTTTGTGTTCTTTGCTTATTTTTTCTGGCATTGTTCCTCATGATAAAGTGAAGCCTTATGCATTAAAGGTGATTAAAGAGTATCAATACGAACGTTTAAGTCCCTCTAATCATCATCAACGTGCCTCTTTAATTTCTATTGGATTGGGAGGAGTCAAAGGACGTGGATGGAAGTCAGGGGAGTTTGCAGGGAGAGGTTGGTTACCGTATGGATATACAGATTCCGTATTTTCTGCATTGGGGGAGGAATTTGGCTTAGTAGGTTTATTTTTTGTCTTATGGTTATTTTACTCCTTAATTTGTTTTGGTTGTCGTACTGTTGCTGTGGCTATAGATGATTTTGGCAGGCTTTTAGCAGCCGGAATTACTGTGTATATTTCTATGCACGTTTTAATCAATATCAGTATGATGTGTGGGTTGCTACCTATTACAGGAGTCCCCTTAGTGCTCGTGTCTTATGGAGGCTCTTCAGTAATTTCCACTATGGCCTCCTTGGGTATTTTACAAAGTATTTATAGCCGGCGCTTTGCTAAATATTAA
- a CDS encoding iron-sulfur cluster assembly scaffold protein, which yields MTIPFQPIALWAHVSPKVIKTFYKFYCSGTFSSEDAEIKNTQLIIGHQGHRLMGNLVIFYWLVDKTNGKIVDAKFQYFGHPFLLVLAETTCNLVTGKTYAQAYDLSVNAIDKELRTHPDIPALPEHYTPLYHCIIDALDSAVQQCIDTAIEDGSPPLNDALRSHNFEDAHPYTQEAWEALSLEAKLQALRSLTEEKISPYIALDSGSVTIEHLEGNIVTIAYAGNCSGCFSAIGSTLNSIGELLRAYVYSELQIKVNEESLNFSPPHSTTDY from the coding sequence ATGACAATTCCTTTTCAACCTATAGCCTTGTGGGCACATGTCTCACCTAAAGTTATAAAAACGTTCTATAAGTTTTATTGCTCCGGGACATTTTCTTCAGAAGACGCTGAAATTAAAAATACTCAATTAATTATTGGGCATCAAGGACACCGGCTTATGGGGAATCTTGTGATCTTCTATTGGCTTGTTGATAAAACAAATGGCAAGATTGTCGATGCAAAATTTCAATACTTCGGCCATCCCTTCCTTCTTGTTTTAGCAGAAACTACTTGCAATTTAGTTACAGGGAAAACCTATGCTCAAGCCTATGATCTATCAGTAAATGCCATAGATAAGGAACTCCGTACACATCCGGATATCCCTGCTCTCCCCGAACACTATACTCCTCTATACCACTGCATTATTGATGCTTTAGATTCTGCTGTTCAACAATGTATAGATACCGCAATTGAAGACGGCTCCCCCCCCCTAAACGATGCCCTACGTTCTCATAATTTTGAAGACGCTCATCCCTATACGCAAGAAGCCTGGGAAGCACTATCTCTGGAAGCAAAACTTCAGGCTTTGCGCTCCTTAACAGAAGAAAAAATTTCTCCCTATATAGCTTTAGACAGTGGCAGTGTAACCATAGAACATCTCGAAGGTAACATAGTGACTATCGCTTACGCGGGAAATTGCTCCGGATGCTTTTCAGCTATAGGATCCACATTAAATTCCATAGGAGAATTATTACGCGCTTATGTGTATAGCGAATTACAAATTAAAGTAAATGAGGAGTCTTTAAACTTTTCCCCACCACACTCTACTACGGATTATTAA
- a CDS encoding pseudouridine synthase yields the protein MKKVRLNKFLASAGVASRRKCDEIIFSGHVSINGRVASGPFVLVDEEKDTVKVNGRLVKQTKKVYFMVHKPLGYLCSSERKFPGSKLVIDLFAHLPYRVFTVGRLDKETSGLLLVTNDGEFANRMIHPSFGITKEYLLKVNRDVTGKNLQDLMEGAIIDGKKIRPVSVEKVRRGTIKIVVNEGKKHEIRLFAEAAGLPLLELKRIRIGGLVLGGLPYGEYRELTDAEILAYMSGSQV from the coding sequence ATAAAAAAAGTACGTCTTAATAAGTTCTTAGCTTCTGCAGGGGTTGCTTCACGAAGAAAATGTGACGAAATTATTTTTTCGGGACACGTATCGATAAATGGTCGTGTAGCTTCGGGACCTTTTGTCCTGGTAGATGAGGAGAAAGATACTGTCAAGGTGAACGGTCGCTTAGTTAAACAAACGAAGAAAGTCTACTTTATGGTACATAAACCTTTGGGATATCTATGTTCCTCTGAAAGAAAATTTCCAGGATCGAAATTGGTTATTGATTTGTTTGCTCATCTCCCGTATCGGGTATTTACTGTAGGAAGATTGGATAAGGAAACATCGGGATTACTATTAGTCACGAATGATGGAGAGTTTGCTAATAGGATGATCCATCCCTCGTTTGGTATTACGAAAGAATATCTGCTCAAGGTGAATCGTGATGTCACAGGGAAGAATCTCCAAGATTTAATGGAAGGAGCTATAATTGACGGTAAGAAAATACGCCCAGTTTCTGTAGAAAAGGTACGTCGTGGAACGATTAAAATCGTTGTTAATGAGGGGAAAAAGCATGAAATTCGCTTATTTGCAGAAGCTGCGGGGCTTCCTCTTTTAGAATTGAAACGTATTCGTATCGGAGGACTAGTTCTCGGTGGTCTTCCCTACGGGGAATACCGTGAACTTACAGATGCTGAGATTCTCGCTTATATGTCCGGCTCACAAGTTTAG
- a CDS encoding VIT1/CCC1 transporter family protein, with protein MSAKQYAHFNNCTPEEHIEDIRDRHRVCMGEPHTTRKGLIYHLVDDALSIGVFLFFIRTLFFLMPIPQLPQTKLFISLSFGFIFYQSCLKAKKAWSYMELTHRHMLQEKEEIDAHPEQEKQELAVIYRNHGFKSPLLEEIVDYISSDSTLLLNTMIREEFHISMESFPHPLYQGGTRMLGGCLGLLCFLPLILCASYTVAGIFSSVLIGILSLIKAKILGNDAISEVVWILGIFLTSISMICTCIKLL; from the coding sequence ATGTCAGCTAAACAATACGCTCACTTTAATAACTGCACGCCAGAAGAACATATAGAAGATATTCGAGATCGACACCGCGTATGTATGGGAGAACCACACACTACAAGAAAAGGTCTTATATATCATTTGGTAGATGATGCTTTATCTATAGGAGTATTCTTATTTTTTATCCGAACATTATTTTTTCTTATGCCCATACCACAGCTTCCCCAAACTAAATTATTTATTTCTTTAAGTTTTGGCTTTATTTTTTATCAAAGCTGTCTAAAAGCAAAAAAAGCTTGGTCATATATGGAGCTTACCCATAGGCATATGCTCCAAGAAAAAGAAGAAATCGATGCGCATCCAGAACAAGAAAAACAAGAACTGGCTGTTATTTACCGCAATCACGGCTTTAAGTCTCCTCTGCTTGAAGAAATCGTGGATTATATTAGCTCAGACTCTACTCTTTTGCTCAATACCATGATTCGCGAAGAATTCCATATCTCTATGGAGAGTTTCCCTCACCCCCTATACCAGGGAGGAACCCGAATGCTGGGTGGATGCTTAGGGCTTCTTTGCTTCCTCCCTCTAATTCTTTGTGCGAGCTATACAGTAGCAGGCATTTTCTCCTCTGTGCTTATTGGAATCCTTTCGTTAATTAAAGCTAAAATCCTTGGAAATGACGCTATTTCTGAAGTAGTTTGGATCCTGGGAATTTTCTTAACATCCATTAGTATGATATGTACATGTATAAAACTATTATAA